The genomic segment AACATCACAGTCCAAATGGATCTCATATCTCGTTTCCcacaaatttattttagatAGCAATTGCTTATGGTTCACAGGCGCCAcaatatttttctgaaaaaaaaatcaaatacgTAGATATTGGGTAAATGCATTCAATACCCAAAGTTTTGGGTTAATGCCTGATTGATAGACCAGTTTGAGGAGATGACAAACAAACTTGTCATGTCTGAATGATTTTCACCTGTGGCAAAAGAGTTCTACCTGCTTCTCTTTGAAATGACTTATCCCTCGGCCTATTCATAAGACAGTTCTGCTTCTTTCACCTTGTGTCGGAATGAATTTATTTTCCAGCATCAGTTCAGTTTCATCTCAAATTTAAACTCGTCCTCGAGTAAAGTCTTATAATGACTTGTGATTAACAATTTATTTACAGGTGTATCACCTGATCAAGATTCGGTGGATTCTGCTACACAAAAGCTGAGTATTTCATCAGGTGATAGGACTCATGATAGGAAGGAGTTTCTCCGTAGATTTGTTAACAGTGAAATCTTAAATGCAAATCTTACATATTGGTTTGAGGATATAACAGAAAACGATGCGCCACCTGCCTTTGATGTTCCTTTTGAGTTGGTAGACCTACAAAAGTTTGATTATGCATTAGAAGGTGTACCCTTTCAGCAACTAGTTAGGATGCCTAGCGCTATAAATGCGCCGGTATCAAACTCTGTAGAATCAACGGGTTATCTTGCTCTTGAGGACTTCCTGCATGCAAGTGTGAACGGCTTGTGGGAAGCTTTTTGGGGTCATGAGAATGATCAAATGCCTTTCTATGTTTCCTCATTATATGGTGGGAACTCGAGATTTTACCCAGCAGAAAAGGCTGTTTCTAAAGGTAAGCTTGGGGGGTTGTGTGCCTCGGCTATAATGCTGAAGAACCCGAGACATCCTCAAGGGAAGTGGGACGATATTGTTGAATTAGCTCTGCTAAGGCCCGATATCGGAAGTCTTACTTCATTGACTGGCAACTACAAGCCCCAACTCTCCATTATTGGTGAAGCTTTGTTCTTTGCTATTCGTGTATTGCTTGCTAGAAGCATTAGCAGGTCGTATAGGCATCTGAATCATAACTCGATTTTCGTACTACTTGTTGATTCTCAATATGGTGGAGTTGTTAAAGTCGAGGGGGATCTGAATAAGTTGGACTTGGATCTTGATAGTGTCTATGAATCTGCTGCCGCATGGATCAAGAATCATTCACAGATAGAAATATCCCCGGTCGAAAAGATATGGAACAAGCTCGGAAATGCTAATTGGAGTGATATTGGTGCTTTACAGGTTCTTTATGCTACATTTCATTCTTTAACTCAATATTGTGGAATGCCTAAGAATACAGTCGAAGATTTAGCCGCAGACCACAGTTCCCGTCTTCAAACAAGGAGAGCCGAAAGGCAATTGAGGGACACAAATGTTGATGGTAATCATTTGCTTCGTTTCCAGCAT from the Primulina tabacum isolate GXHZ01 chromosome 16, ASM2559414v2, whole genome shotgun sequence genome contains:
- the LOC142529827 gene encoding uncharacterized protein LOC142529827, coding for MEGVSPDQDSVDSATQKLSISSGDRTHDRKEFLRRFVNSEILNANLTYWFEDITENDAPPAFDVPFELVDLQKFDYALEGVPFQQLVRMPSAINAPVSNSVESTGYLALEDFLHASVNGLWEAFWGHENDQMPFYVSSLYGGNSRFYPAEKAVSKGKLGGLCASAIMLKNPRHPQGKWDDIVELALLRPDIGSLTSLTGNYKPQLSIIGEALFFAIRVLLARSISRSYRHLNHNSIFVLLVDSQYGGVVKVEGDLNKLDLDLDSVYESAAAWIKNHSQIEISPVEKIWNKLGNANWSDIGALQVLYATFHSLTQYCGMPKNTVEDLAADHSSRLQTRRAERQLRDTNVDGNHLLRFQHRPCSPEIVELQKEDVKLDPKTPVKLEVGSILLIEDSSRQNGYQIDEVPNDGEIVFYVVSSVENPGKSLFLYIGSHPSHLEPALEGMELWYQVQRQTKVLSIMKQKGLSSKYIPRLYASGRVVHPGQCHNQRSGRNCEYPWCGIPVLVTSPVGMTIPDMVRANQFGLDEAIRCCHDCLSALSSASSAGIRHGDIRPENIICVKSSLGQCYYVLIGWGHAILEDRDRPPLNLHFSSTSALQEGKLCSASDAESLVYTLYFSSGGDLPILDSVEGAIQWREISWSRRVIQQKLGDISAVLKAFADYVDSLCGTPYPVDYEIWLRRLKRHVRDNDNGKEVESSC